In Carassius auratus strain Wakin unplaced genomic scaffold, ASM336829v1 scaf_tig00000254, whole genome shotgun sequence, the following proteins share a genomic window:
- the clcnk gene encoding chloride channel K → MDETCVNVKRLEENEEQSIDEDKTDQEKAEEKLISSNRRSWKPWQESRSRIRECVLYVKKVLVSFASMEWYCYALLGIITALMSFFMDMTVAKLLNAHQWLYRCLKGHHLLQFLCWTLYPACLCALSTSFAHSICPFSAGSGVPEARAILLGVDMPDYLSLSNLFAKLFGLICTLASGSTVFLGKVGPFVHLSIMVGAFMSRLHVSCRGGKQRAAKGEMLVVASAVGVASCFGAPISGVLFSIEVMGTHYSVRNYCPCFFAAACGAITFRLLSVCSSDQETIQALFKTSFSSDLPYQPFEIFIFALLGLFCSILSCIYLFCHRWALRFVKTNKPISRLLATEKSLYSAIVAFLLACFTFYHSAGHFIAAELTMKQLLTSLLDGTSWYSVSQNASALQEPQRTFWQAWNPPGKSYFQTLGLFITAKVGLLVVACTLPLPAGYFMPVFVYGAAVGRLVGEVSAYLLSDGISSAESLINPGGYALAGAAAFSGAVTHTLSPALLALEMTGQCSHAVPALIATLVSNAVARAKHRPSFYDGISLIKQLPHLPSLIRACPKLANVQIKQFVIPAGVVLERTETLASLKHILNESADNEFPVVDSHDSPILLGTINKSQLREHLHQHRNEDLCKQLEEVCNVQPVRLHLTPESTVKQAHCIMSATGEQRLFITESGRLCGVITWKEMKKIIEEMAKEV, encoded by the exons ATGGATGAGACTTGTGTAAATGTAAAGCGTCTAGAAGAAAATGAAGAACAGAGCATCGATGAAGATAAGACAGACCAAGAAAAGGCAGAGGAAAAGCTAATCAGCTCTAATAGGCGTTCATGGAAACCATGGCAAGAATCACGGTCACGAATCAGAG AGTGTGTGCTGTATGTGAAGAAGGTTCTGGTGTCTTTTGCTAGCATGGAGTGGTACTGTTATGCCCTGTTAGGGATCATCACCGCTCTAATGAGCTTCTTCATGGATATGACTGTAGCCAAGCTGCTGAATG CTCACCAATGGCTGTACAGATGTCTGAAGGGTCACCACCTGCTGCAGTTCCTCTGCTGGACGCTTTACCCAGCCTGTCTTTGTGCTCTGTCCACCAGCTTCGCCCACAGCATCTGTCCATTCTCTGCAG GCTCTGGTGTTCCTGAGGCGAGGGCTATTCTCTTAGGGGTGGACATGCCAGATTACCTGTCCCTCTCCAATCTCTTCGCTAAACTGTTTGGCCTGATATGCACACTAGCTTCGGGCAGCACAGTGTTTCTCGGCAAAGTG GGTCCATTTGTCCATTTATCTATCATGGTGGGTGCGTTCATGAGTCGCCTGCATGTTTCCTGCCGTGGTGGAAAACAG AGAGCGGCTAAAGGAGAAATGCTGGTTGTGGCGTCAGCGGTGGGTGTCGCGAGCTGTTTTGGGGCTCCAATCAGCG GTGTTCTGTTCAGTATAGAAGTGATGGGGACTCATTATTCAGTCAGAAATTATTGTCCCTGCTTCTTTGCAGCGGCTTGCGGCGCGATCACTTTCAGACTGCTTTCTGTCTGTAGTTCAGATCAAG AAACCATCCAGGCCCTGTTTAAAACCAGCTTTTCTTCTGATCTTCCCTACCAGCcgtttgaaatatttattttcgcTCTGCTCGG GCTGTTCTGCAGCATTCtcagctgtatttatttattctgtcatCGCTGGGCTCTGCGTtttgtcaaaacaaacaaacccatCAGCAGACTTCTGGCAACAGA AAAGTCACTTTATTCAGCCATAGTGGCATTTCTCCTCGCCTGCTTCACGTTTTATCACTCGGCGGGACATTTCATAGCTGCTGAG ctCACAATGAAGCAGCTACTTACCTCACTATTAGATGGCACTTCCTGGTACAgtgtttcccagaatgcatctgCCCTGCAAGAACCTCAGAGAACATTCTGGCAGGCATGGAACCCACCTGGCAAAAGTTACTTCCAAACACTAGGGCTTTTCATTACTGCGAAG GTTGGGCTGTTGGTCGTGGCTTGTACTTTGCCTTTACCTGCTGGCTATTTCATGCCAGTATTTGTTTATG GTGCTGCGGTGGGGCGTTTGGTAGGCGAGGTCTCGGCCTATCTGCTCTCAGATGGAATCTCATCAGCAGAGAGTTTGATAAACCCGGGTGGTTATGCGCTAGCAG GAGCAGCTGCCTTCTCAGGTGCTgtgacacacactctctctcctgcACTACTGGCTCTGGAAATGACCGGCCAGTGCTCTCACGCCGTGCCCGCTCTGATTGCCACGCTGGTATCCAACGCTGTGGCTCGGGCAAAGCACCGTCCATCTTTCTACGATGGCATATCCCTTATTAAGCAGCTCCCACACTTGCCATCTCTCATCCGCGCTTGTCCAAA GTTGGCCAATGTTCAgatcaagcagtttgtgattcCAGCAGGAGTTGTTCTGGAGAGAACAGAGACACTGGCGAGTCTGAAGCACATCCTAAATGAAAGCGCAGACAATGAATTTCCTGTGGTGGACTCTCACG ACTCCCCTATTCTTCTGGGTACAATCAACAAATCACAGCTGCGGGAGCATCTGCATCAGCATAGAAATGAG GATTTATGTAAACAGCTAGAGGAAGTATGTAATGTTCAACCTGTGCGGCTTCATCTGACGCCAGAAAGCACTGTAAAGCAG GCTCATTGCATCATGAGTGCCACGGGTGAGCAGCGTCTGTTTATAACGGAGAGTGGGCGGCTGTGTGGCGTCATCACATGGAAAGAG ATGAAGAAAATAATCGAAGAGATGGCGAAGGAAGTCTGA
- the LOC113068914 gene encoding protein FAM131C-like: MGSCLCKGHQELQSGQQHPMEELNSDAEGQPIFKGNHQPYNGSMSDKRNSSGYDIGELATSSLLGLLATIKDHITKPTAMAQGRVAHLIEWKSWGGEATSGGGWCGWTRDGGGLGSVQEDEQLYSHLTDEIKEARFAAGVAEQFALAEAAMNAWSSQDVENKAIGSSIPVQDPEGLYISHFLLDGGSLGVPQHLYRLHPDDTSSLAPSLPPQSHSPSHSHSPLDTQRPPQEQRISPMEASLRHADSISLSEDEVFYN, encoded by the exons ATGGGCTCCTGCCTCTGCAAAGGTCACCAag AGCTGCAAAGTGGCCAGCAACACCCAATGGAAGAGCTTAACTCAGACGCTGAAGGACAGCCCATCTTTAAG GGTAACCATCAGCCCTACAATGGCAGCATGTCAGATAAAAGGAACAGCAGCGGGTATGACATTGGAGAATTGGCTACATCTTCCCTGCTGG GACTGCTGGCCACTATTAAAGACCACATCACTAAGCCCACAGCGATGGCCCAGGGCCGAGTCGCCCACCTGATTGAGTGGAAGAGTTGGGGAGGGGAAGCGACGTCTGGAGGAGGCTGGTGTGGCTGGACGAGAGATGGTGGAGGACTGGGAAGTGTGCAGGAGGATGAGCAGCTCTATTCCCACCTCACTGATGAAATCAAAGAAGCGCGATTTGCTGCGG GTGTGGCGGAGCAGTTTGCTCTGGCTGAGGCAGCAATGAATGCCTGGTCGTCCCAGGATGTTGAAAATAAAGCTATAGGCAGTTCAATTCCAGTACAAG ACCCCGAGGGACTCTATATTTCTCACTTCCTGTTGGACGGAGGGAGTCTGGGTGTTCCTCAGCACCTGTACAGACTGCACCCTGATGACACCAGCTCTCTGGcaccttctcttcctcctcagtCTCATTCCCCCAGTCATTCTCATTCTCCGCTGGACACACAGCGTCCACCGCAGGAGCAGAGGATCTCGCCGATGGAAGCGTCCCTGCGACACGCAGACAGCATCTCCCTGTCGGAGGATGAGGTTTTTTATAACTGA